From Erigeron canadensis isolate Cc75 chromosome 8, C_canadensis_v1, whole genome shotgun sequence, one genomic window encodes:
- the LOC122578077 gene encoding trans-cinnamate:CoA ligase, peroxisomal-like codes for MDRLTKSQANYVPLTPLTFIKRASMVYSNRTSVIYEGVGFNWRQTYDRCCRLAYSLRSLNVVKNDVVSVLAPNVPALYEMHFAVPMAGAVLNAINTRLDAKNIATILRHSEAKVLFIDYQYVPIASEALRLLMAGLNDSSSSAQSCAMPLVIVIDDIYKPTGVRLGDLEYEQLIKHGNPMYQGEDVEDEWDAIALNYTSGTTSAPKGVVYSHRGAFLSTMSLIQGWEMGTEAVYLWSLPMFHCNGWTFTWGVAARGGTNVCIRNTSADEMYRSISQHKVTHMCCAPIVFNILLEAKPHERCEITSKVNILTGGAPPPAALLEKMEALGFHIMHAYGLTEATGPALVCEWQTKWNQLPKDQQARLKARQGVGILTLADVDVKNKDTMESVPHDGTTMGEIVLRGSSIMKGYLKDEKETAKAFHKGWFLTGDVGVIHPDGYLEIKDRSKDVIISGGENISSVELESILFKHPAILEAAVVAMPHPRWGESPCAFVVLKEAYKKTTETEILAYCRKKMSKFMVPKKVEFVKDLPKTGTGKVQKVELRNAAKTFEIFDYTRSEKEVHLDQTRYHHYQEKVLAMSRL; via the exons ATGGATAGACTTACAAAGAGTCAAGCAAACTATGTACCTCTTACTCCTCTCACTTTCATCAAAAGAGCTTCCATGGTTTACTCAAACCGAACTTCTGTTATATATGAAGGTGTTGGCTTCAACTGGCGCCAAACTTATGACCGATGTTGCCGTCTTGCTTATTCCCTTCGGTCCCTTAATGTTGTCAAGAATGATGTG GTATCTGTGCTAGCACCAAACGTACCTGCATTATATGAGATGCATTTTGCAGTGCCAATGGCAGGAGCTGTGCTTAATGCGATTAACACAAGATTAGATGCTAAAAACATAGCCACCATTCTCCGTCATTCCGAAGCCAAGGTGTTGTTTATCGACTATCAATACGTTCCCATAGCATCCGAGGCACTACGCTTGCTGATGGCTGGTTTGAATGACAGCTCTTCATCAGCCCAATCATGTGCTATGCCGTTGGTTATTGTCATTGATGATATTTACAAGCCAACCGGGGTTCGTCTTGGCGATTTGGAGTATGAACAACTTATCAAACACGGTAATCCCATGTATCAAGGTGAAGATGTTGAGGACGAGTGGGATGCGATTGCCCTCAATTACACATCCGGCACAACATCTGCTCCCAAGGGGGTGGTTTATAGCCACCGTGGTGCGTTTCTGAGCACCATGAGTTTGATTCAGGGGTGGGAAATGGGTACCGAGGCGGTGTACCTCTGGTCCCTCCCGATGTTCCATTGCAACGGGTGGACCTTCACCTGGGGCGTGGCAGCCAGAGGGGGCACCAATGTGTGCATACGCAACACGTCCGCTGATGAAATGTATCGGAGTATCTCTCAACACAAGGTGACACACATGTGTTGTGCCCCTATTGTTTTTAACATACTCTTGGAGGCCAAGCCCCATGAGCGATGTGAAATAACCTCCAAGGTTAATATCCTCACAGGAGGGGCGCCTCCACCCGCGGCCCTCCTGGAGAAGATGGAAGCCCTTGGATTCCACATCATGCATGCTTATGGCCTCACTGAGGCTACTGGGCCTGCACTAGTTTGCGAGTGGCAAACAAAGTGGAACCAACTTCCTAAGGATCAACAAGCAAGATTGAAGGCCCGCCAGGGTGTCGGCATACTGACGCTGGCAGATGTGGATGTCAAAAACAAGGACACTATGGAAAGTGTTCCACATGATGGGACCACCATGGGAGAGATTGTATTAAGAGGAAGTAGCATTATGAAAGGATACTTAAAAGATGAGAAAGAGACTGCAAAGGCATTCCATAAAGGATGGTTTCTAACCGGTGATGTTGGGGTTATTCATCCGGACGGATATCTCGAAATCAAAGACCGATCAAAGGATGTTATCATCTCAGGTGGCGAAAATATCAGTAGTGTCGAACTCGAATCCATCTTGTTCAAACACCCGGCCATACTCGAGGCAGCTGTGGTGGCAATGCCCCATCCAAGGTGGGGAGAAAGTCCATGTGCATTTGTTGTCCTAAAAGAGGCATACAAAAAAACTACTGAAACCGAAATCTTGGCATATTGCCGGAAAAAGATGTCAAAATTTATGGTTCCAAAGAAGGTGGAGTTTGTCAAGGACTTGCCGAAAACAGGAACAGGTAAGGTTCAAAAAGTAGAACTAAGGAATGCAGCCAAAACCTTTGAAATATTTGACTACACGAGATCTGAAAAGGAAGTTCATCTGGATCAAACTCGATATCACCATTATCAAGAAAAAGTCTTGGCAATGTCACGACTTTGA